The Xiphophorus maculatus strain JP 163 A chromosome 5, X_maculatus-5.0-male, whole genome shotgun sequence nucleotide sequence CAGTTAGGAAGTACACTGCGGTCGTGTCAGTCAGCATGAAACGCTACAGCATAAGAATATACCTgagcaaaatgacaaaaatggcCACTTAGGGTGATATTTTCCTCCTAATCTTCCTCTATCCGCTCAAAAACACGCAGACGGGGTTATCAGGCTTTGTGAGATTGGGTTGGATTTCTGGGGGGCTAAGAGCAGAGTGACCACAGACTTTGAAAGGGGATCCCACTTCTCACGTACACACCTGTCTGCTTGGGATGTCACTTCACTTCAAACCCGTTCTCTGTCTGTGGTTCTGGAGTCTGGAGCCTTGCAGGAAGTGCATTCTCTTGTCTGCCACTCCGTGATTATGTAACACTCAACACTCCAGAGTCCCCTGTTTCTTCAAACCAAAtgttactaataaaaaaaaggctatTTTAACGATTAAAATGGTGTAAAATTTATGGCAAAGGCTTTGATTATCCTCAATTTCTTTTAgagtttcacagaaaaattgCCTGGTGATCAGAAACCTGCCAGTCTaagtgcactgcaaaaatacagtcttgccaagtatttttggtctagtttctacttcaaatattttagtacaaaactaacttacaagtaacatttcagcaagatattggagcttgttttaagtcaataattccttaacatcgattttaaaaaaagtactgaTTCCACTGTCTCTTTCTTGAATACAAAAATGTCCTCAAGcgagagtagcactacttcggAAAATCATCGTAAAACGCTTGAAAATATGAGcctgtgtaattaatctatgtaATGTGTTCACTTAGGGAATTACCTGAACttgattaactttttaataacaCTATTATTTACTAAATATGATAACATTTTTGGTAACACATACACGCCTTgaatgctttttcttttgttatttcttaAACTGTTAATTTAACTTGTACAACAGTGtaatattttaccatatttcCTTCATCTGtggtgaacatttttatttctccatgtcGTGTTAGAACTATGTCTGCTGGACACGGACATTAACAAGTTGTGTATCCCCTTGTAAGCAGAGGTATTTATTGCTTGAGAATCCCACTGTTTGAAAGCCTGAAGGGAGATTCTGACCTGGTCATCTTTCAGGGAAGTTACTGCCTTCCCAGCAGACAGCGAGTGCAACCAAACATGAACTACAGTTTGTGTGAAGATTAGCATTCTAGCTGCTTTACAAGAACCCTTCATTTACTCAAAATACTAAGCAATACATCAGCAGTTCTGTAACGCCCTGTTTCAGCTATGATTGCCATacgagaagaaaagagaaataattcaGACGAAAGGTACCGGTAGTCACTAACTGTCTCCTTGCAACTTTTGAAGCAAATTTGATTTGTGAGGACGGAGTCATCACAGGTCACCTAGAGCAACGTGTAGAAACTTCTCAAACAGTAAAGAGAAACATGTTGAATGCACAAAGCATAGACAAACTAAGCTAGTAAATTAGTGGTAGACACTGCTAACCTAAAAGTTAGTTGCGCTAATCATAAACTTTAGTTCCATTAATGCTAATGAACTACAACAACACAGTGCTAACGCCAATTAAAATTATATCTGCCCTTGAAAAACTACAACTCTCAACCACCAATTTAGGTTTGACATTATAATTTGCATGTTCTATAATTCCCTTTGATTATAGACGTTGTATTTATTACTTAATTAAACTGTGAAATGGGTGAAATTAGTGCAGAGCTTCTAGAAGCATGTAGGTGTTCAACCCAAGTAGCATTTACAGCCATTGTTGTTTATAActataacaaatattttagaaataataataaacaagtagCTTTTTAATATAAAGCTTTAGATTATTTAGTTAAAGTTGTATGCTCTGCTTAAGAAAGAACATTCAACTTTAAAAGGAGATGATGGATGTCATTTATATGACATATTAAGTGTAAGCTGTATTATGTGGTTGAGTGACTTCACAGTTTAAATATGTTGGATGAAAAGTTTGTTTGTCCAAACTGGGTGGATTATCTCAGGTGCAAATCTCTTCTGACCTCAAGTTTTAccctcaaacacaaacagctcaCCTGGTTAGATTAATCATGAGATGTCTGACCATTAGCAGGCACTGCAGCGGCATGTTGCTGCATGTCCAGGATGCAGCCACATCCACCAACAGAGACTTTGTAACACTTCTCAGGAGTAATCTTCCAGCTTAATCCCCACAGGATGTTTAGGTGTCATTGTTGGTTCATGagttttattagtaaaatacTTGTTTTATGGTTGGATTTTTAGTATTTGTGTACGGTAACCTGCcactaatttttttgttgttgttgtttaatgaGTCCACTGTCAGAATCATAACCAACACAAATGGTTTAAAAGGAAGAACGTCTCACAATCATgttaaattgtaaatatttaagcatttttgaGAGGAATTATTTACGGatttgatcaaaaatacttaactGTGAACAAAAAATGCAGTCACATGCATGTTGGCATGTCccttcttaaaactcatttttattccttagcatttaattaaactagtgttttgatactctgtttttattcatttgtgttattgtcattcttgtacagcactttggtgcagttttatgcctgttttaaagttctatataaataaatttgacattgacattgaaCATAAGCATaaagtaacaaataaaatgctttgaatAGCTCCTGGTCAGTTTTCTGTAAACAATTTGTCCCCAATTTGGACATGTTATTTGGcgtttattattttatgcagACAGTAAAATAGCAACTCTGCTGTGTGAAGCTCCAAAAATTATATTCTAGAACCATGAGTATCTATCTATCTGATTGATGGCTATTCAACGGTCATGCTTAATGGTTCCCCAACATTAAACATTATCCATAAGTACCAACCAATTCACAATGTgaggaaaaatagatttttaaactGTACATCTTCTTCCAGAAACGCACTGTTACCTCTGTCTCTCTTTATGCATTTATGAGGGTTTTGTGGTGTAAAATGTTTGGAAGAAATCACCTTCAATTGTTGCACCTGTCTTAGAGATTTACTTTATTAGTTTGCGataccatttatttttattgttacccTTGTTTCATgtacacaaccaaaacaaaaaagctctCCTTCTTAAAATGAACTGCTGAACTCTGGGTGTAAATGTTTTGCAGGCATTTTAAACGTGACATTTAAAAGCTTTGAGAAGCTCCCTGAGGAAACAAGCTTTTTGTTCATGGACATTGAAGCAAATTAGAGTCCTTCACTTTTACAAACCCACAATAAGAGCTAGCTTTAGGTCTCCTCTGACCCCTGTCCTTTGAACCTGCAACCCTCTCCACTGCTGCTAACAGAGGCGGCACCGTGTCCCTGGTGTCGGTCATGGCCAGCTGCTCTAAGTCTTTGTGATGCAAGCAGTTGTGACTGACAGAGAGAAGAACTTGTATATTTTTAGCAGCTCTTAGGTAAAAGGATTTGGGATTCTTACCATTGTCCTCGACTGTGAAATAGAAGATATCACTTGTGGCGTTGCTACCATCCAACAGCACATAACAGATCTTCATGTCGTTGATTTCAGCTGTTATGATGAACAGAGAGGAACAAAAATATAGATGAAATGACAACATTCCTTTTGCAAACTTTTAGTTACTGATTTggtaatgaaaactgaaaaacgtATGTCTGTATGACATCACATTATCTCACTGTTTAATCATTCTGTATGTGAACTAGCCATAAgccattaataaataaaagtaataaatatgataaaatcaataaaaaattcaataaaagaaagaaaagctagaacaaaaaaagacaatcttAAAGAAAATTGAGTATGGAATTAGCTTTGATCATTTTCCAAGGAAAAGCGTACAGAAAAGCAATTGTACttcaagaatatttttatttttccaaatcagaatttttaaaccaaatttgtTCCACACTTTTCACACTGATTAAATATATGAAACACGTTCTATGTGAACATAATTTTAGCTTCTTGTTCATCTCTCCTAAACTAAAGTCTTAGTTTAACATTTGTATCAGTTTTTTCTACAGAAGAGTTGCTCCCCATTTAACCAGTTTTTTCATAATTGATGCTGTTTTATGTGGATTTCAGAAAATCTACAGAGAAATGTATTTGATAATTCAgaagtgtgtttttaaagaatGTAGTATTTAAGTGACACAATggttaataataaaagttaGTTATGGAcattaaatgcaacattttgcaAATTATCTTCCAGTCTTTAGGGTcaatgtttttccatgttttcagcTTCTCCCTGCTCCAACACTGATTCAAATGACTAAATAACCTTCTCATCACATCATTTAGAGGCTTAGTAATaactcttttgttttgcttggatgtgttgaaccagggaaaCACCTGACATGTGCAGGAAACATGCAGACACTGATGTTATTGAACATCAGTGTGAAATAATTTCACGGTGTGCTGCTTGCTTACCTTGTGTGAAGGTGTTGATGCTATGATTGCCCAGCTCCACGTTCATGATGAAGCCATGCAGCGGCTCCTCAGACACGCTGTACTTCAGGACCTTCTGGGGGCTGTCTCTGTCCTCTGATCTAAGGACCTTGCTGGTAAAAacgaagcccaggtgtcccgtTTGGAGGACTCTCAATGAAGCAGCAGCTTTGTTGACCACAATCTGGGGCACACCATTATCCACCGTGTTGATGTGGATGGTCATCATTTGAGGCTTGCGAGTCGCGTACACCGTATCAGGAAAAACGTAAAAGTCTGTGTGAGTGCCGTCCGTGACTATGAAGGAAAAGCTGTCCTCGTTGGTCTCTGTACCATCATGTTTGTAGCTGATAAGGTTCTCATTCAGGTTCTGCTTGGTGAAGGATGTAATTGGCCGGCTGTTGTTGAAGAGCAGCTGGCCGTGCACGGGCACCTGCGTGACTGTGAAGCGGAGCAGGTTGTCAGGCGTGTCCCGATCCTCAGCCGTCAGCTCAAATGGTGTAATGAGTTTGGTTTCTCCCTCCTCCACAACCAGCTTGTGCACAGTGATGACAGGTTTTTTGTTATCTACATCAGTGATGGACACTCTGAAGGTTCGGAAGACGGGATTGTAACCATCTGTCACCTCAAACTCAAAGCTATCCATTTTGACCTCATCGTCTGAGGTGTGGATGTAGTAGATCTTGTTGCCAGCCAGCTGCAGTTGGGTGAAGGTGGAAATGGGAACACCTGGGAGGTCAGTGCACTCTAAATGCCCCCGGCTGGGTGCTCTTGTGATGCTAAAGCTGAGATACTCATCAGGACTGTTGATGTCAGATGTGCTAAGGAGGTCAGTGGTGAGTGTTACTTTTCCCCCTTCTTTGAGTGTCACACCTTTGTTGATTACATCTGGGAAAACCATGTCAATGCTGCCAATGTTGATGTAAAAGTAGCGATCAATAAGAGGATTGATGCCATCTGTGACGTCAAATTTCAGCAAGTCTCGAATGCCCTCCTGGCCTGTGTGTACATACAGAATTCGTTGCTTGTCTATTTCATCCTGTGTGAAGTTCATCCCCAGGGTTATGTTTCCCAAAACATTACCAAATTTGTTTATACGCTGAAGGTAGCCTTGCCCAGGACCATATCGCAGAACATATGTTAGTTCTCTATCTTCAGAGTCGAGGTCTGTTGCTTTTAAAGCCCTGTTACTGATTACCTTTGTCTCCCCAATCTCAACATCAAGGCCATCATTTATAGCCATTCTTGGTGTCTCATCATCAACAGGAATAACAATGATGAGAACTGTTTTCTCTACTGCATGTTTTCCGTCGGAAAGCCTGATGTCAAAACTGTCCTCTTTGGTCTCAGAGTCATCATGTTCATAGACAATGTTGGCTGCTTCTTTGATCTGTTCTAAGCTGAACCTTTCTACAGGGACAGTGCCTGTGCTTAGCTGTTGGATTATCGCCCCATGCTTGGGGCTTTTGATGATCTCAAAAAACAGCTCGTCCTCTGGGATGTCAGCATCAGCTGCGTTCAAAACCGGAGTGTCAATCACTAAGTGCATGCCTTCCATTACCAGAAACTCACGTGTGAAGATCTCTGGTTTCTCATCATTGGCCGGAATGATGACAATGTTGAGGAAGTGGCGTTCAGAGAAGTTGATGCCATCGGAGCAGCGGAATGTGAACTGATCCTCCACAGGTTCAACTCCTTTGTGGATGCTTTGGACGTAGTAGATGTGACCAAGCGAAATATCTTTAATGGTAAAGGCAGTGATGGCAGTACCAGCTCTTGATTTCTCAGATCCTGTGGCTGGGGAGATGTTTTCTACATAACCAGATGTTGGTTGGACAATAATGGTGCATAGGATGTCATCATTGTTGGTGTCAACATCCTCAGCTTGAATATGACTTATCGTAATGACATTCTTCTCTCCTTCCATCACAACAAATTGTCCCCCAACACTGACAACAGGTGGAATGCTATCAACAGGAAGGATGGTCACATGAACAGTCACACCCTGGACTTTGTTGCCACCTACAACCCACTGATCAGACATATCAGAAAGAGTTAGGTTGAAGGAATCAtgtactttgactggaccgATTTCACCAGAAGTGTGAGCATACACCACCACTCCGTTGATGATGTCCTCCTGGGTGAACCTCTCAGCTGGAGCGCCGTTAACTAGAATTTCGCCCAGCCTTGGAGGTTCCTCAACAATGAAAGCCAGCATGAGGTCATCCGTGTCTTTATCACGTCCTTGAATGACGTTACTGGTGATCTCTGTTGCTCCGTTCTCCAACACATCGATGGCGGCCCCCAACACGCCAGCTGGGAGCATGATAGTCGGGGTCTCGTCGTCAACTGGCTCTATAGTTACCCTCACAGTAATGGGGACCTCATGGAAACCATCACTCACAGAAAGTTTGATTATATCACTGAGAGATTCCTCTCCACCATGGAGATAAGTCAAGAGGCCGTTTGCAATATCTTCGAGATTGAACGTTTCACCATTTGACATGTAAATGCCTAAATATTGCAGCTGTCCGTATTTAGGAGCTTGGGTCAAAGTGAAGATGATATTTTCATCATCTGTATCTGTGTCAGTGGCGTACAACTCCTTGCTGCTAATTATAAAAGTACTTGTTTCCTTGACAGTAAATCCTGTGTTGATAATTTCTGGGGGTTTGTTGTCAACTGGCTGGAGGAAAATTGTGAATAAGCCATCTGCTGAGTTACCAGCTGTGTCCTCCACAATGAATGTGAACTGAGCGACTTTTGGAGTGATGCCCAGTTCCTGGTCTGGAGGCTTGTAAGCTACTTTGTGGTGATTAACCTGGGCTTGTGTAAACTCTGTAATTACAGTTTCAGGGCTGTCAGTCAGTACAATCTTACCCAAGGGGGCTAGATTGTTCTCATCGGTATTGGTTGGTACTTTAGTGATTGTGTACTTCAGGTCTCTGTCGTCTGAATCTAGATCAGTATAACACAAGAATTTCTTCCTGAAGAAAGTGAGCTCATATTCCTGGACAGTCATATGAAGCGTGGTGCCTGGGAACAGCACTGGGGGAAGGTCATCGACAGGGAGGATTTTAATGGTGAACGTGTGCTCACCTGACTGATTAGGGGGGTTGTTGTCATCCTGGACacgaaacacaaacaaatccGTCACTGTGGTGGTGCTGTGAGGTCCGACATGTCGATAGAACAGCTTTCCATCAAGAATATCCTTCTGAGACCACTCAGTTACCACCTGCTCAAACATCTCATCTGTCTCACTGAACTTCCACTGAGAGGGCTCAGCGGGTGGCTCAACTTGCCTGAGTAAGAGCTCCCCCACAGTGGAGTACGGTGCTTCCAGAATGAACCTTATAAATGAGTCTTCTGAGTCTATATCTGTGGCACTCAGGATGAAGGGAGAGATCTGCATCATTTCTTTCTTAAACAGCACCAGACCAGTGTTGGCGTTGATTATTGGGGGCTCGTCATCAGTAGGAACAATAGTGATGGGAAACAAAAATTCCACTTCGTTCCTTCCATCTGTCATTCTCAAAATAATGTTATCACTGTAGGTGTCGCTGCCGTCATGCTGGTACACAACAATGCCAGCGTCCAGATCAGACGGTGTAAAAAATTTCCTGCGCAAGCCGAGCACAGTCAGGTCTCCGTGTTTCAGACCATCAACAACGGTAATCCTTACATCTTCCAGGTTATCCTCATCACTGATTTCCAAATTCTGGGAGCTGGAAAGAGCTCGGGATTGGCCTTCAAACAGTAGCTGACCTGTATTTTTGGTTGCAACCGGAGCTAAGGTGTTCATAGGTTTCACCACTATCATAAAAGCAAATGGGTCAGACACTGCGCCATCAGTATCTATAATTTCAAACTCTAATTGGAAAATCCTCTCTTCATCTGAGTCCTCTGAGGGAGGCTTGTATgctattttcaaatttctgatGTCCCTCTGGTTGAAGGAAGTAATGGGGAGATTCTGATCATCTGTGCTGATTATGTAACCCTGCTGAGGGCTCAGAGGTGAAGTAATATTGAAAATCAAATTGTCTGGATCAGATTCAACATCTTCAGCTGCTAGCATGTCGCTTGTAATAGCTGTCATCACAAACTGATCAAcctccatcatcatcattgcTACAAAGCTGGGTTTAGGAGCAGTGTTTTCTGCACCTTCTCTGATTCTGACCATTGTTTGGAAGTGCTCCTGCATTATTGTGTTGCCCTCAATATCCTGCAGCTCTACCATCATTGGAATATAGTCTCTGTTCGGTGATTTGGTTTTAGCAGTGTGTTTGTAGTGAATACCCAGATTTACAAACTCATCACAATCAACCAGTTGGCCATTGGGGGGACTATTCAAAAGCGTGCCATACCTGGGGAGGCCTCCGGCGCCAACCAGCGTGGTGATCTTACACTGCGTGACCCCATCCTCAAAGGAAAACTCCAGAGCCTTTTTGTCAATCAGGCTGCTGTCCCCATTGAGTTTCTCCACATTAAGAGGCATATTCCTGAGGAGGATCTCGAGCTGCTGGAAAACCACCTCCACTTCTAACATGAATGGGACGATAACCGTATCTGTGTGGGAATCATAGCGAAGCTGCATCTTTACACGGTCCTTGCTGGGGCTCCGAGATCCAAAGTGAGTGTATTTCACTTCGTTGGCTCCAAATGAACAGGGAAACCTTTTGGGGGTCAGCATCCCAGGTTTCTGAGTCAGCGGGTCATTGTCCAAAACTGTTATTTGGCAGCGGTCGCCGGGCTGCACTTCTGTAATCAGGTCTTTCCCAGGGTCCAAAAACACTGATCTCCCGAAAGGCACCCTGATCCCATTATTAGCAATGATGATGTCGTCTTCATTAGGTCCAGACTTGTGGTAATAGAGGTGACTGGGATCAAAGGGctcagaaaatactgaaataagaCATGAACTGAGACACAGAGTCAAGAGCAGGCATCTAAGAAATGCCCACTTTTTGCAAAGTTGGGAACTTTGCAGACAACCAGCCATGTCCTGTGATAGTTGTCCTGGAGATTATCTATATCACAGATTCCGCCTCTGGATGAAATagtaatgaaaaataatgaaaatggaGATGTCTTCCTGCTGGTTTGTGCCTTTGAATCAGTCCCTGTGTGTCTGTGAGGCCACACAGAGACACGAGTGTGGTGAAGGCTGCAGAGTTGTGCAGGTAAGAATGAAACCGTAGACAGTGACAGGCACAGACTCCTCCTTCTGTCAGCACAGGGAGGGAGCCTCCAGCCCCCATGGCTAATTTAAGAAAGACCATTGGACAAGTCTGAAAAAGAGCTGCTCCAACCAACATTTACCCCGCTTCTCTTCCTTCATTAAAATTGCAATGGgagaataaaagaaacaaataaaccaaCTTTATTGGCATCTGTAGAGTATGGTTGTTGATTCTGTGtaaaatcaacaatcaaaatataatttgaaatttagaaaaaaattatacttgACAAATGTTTCCTATGTTTCATAATCTAATCAAACTATTTCCTATACATtggaaataattcattttttgttttcttgaggGTTTATTTTGGAAACctaagtaaacacaaaatgtacttgcatgtaatgtgttttgttgagGTGGAAAACATAATTTGTTGATAATCACTTGCAAATAATTAACCAGGTGTTATGTATCATGACGATCAGACGTAACCTCCAAGAGGTGTGAATGCCTAtttagaaaattagaaaaatatgaagTCCATTTGTGCCACtctgatgaaaaaacaaacttaaatctGATCATTATGACTTAGCAATCTCATAACTAGTCAGCCTGTAACTCTCTTTGTAAtcctaatgattttttttaaatcaaaaaggtAAAGTTAGACAACTTAAATGAGGCAGTTTTACTTAGTCTAAGCCTAGACAAAATATGTTACTCCAAATCAGGACTACAAATAGACTTACTGCTGACTTATCTCTAAATGATGTCTACATGTAGATTTAATGTTAAAATCGGATGTACAGGACATTTCATGCACAAGGCTGTAGTGCCTTCTAATGACATGATACATTTCACCTTGATTAATTAAAGTAggaacataaaaaacaacaaaaaagatgtgTATGTATTATGGCAAAAATCACATGTGCTCAATTtctgacttggaaaaaaaatcaactgaaatTTCTTATAGGGCcaaatgtatttactttttgtaaatatgtattCTGCCTTGGAAATAGTTTCTGTGGTATAGATGAAAACTATAAATCtagaaataaactacatttCTAAAATAGACAAAGgatcaaaaaaaataacagagctTATATAAATAATTGGAAAGAAGCCGTCATTCCAGTGAGAACATGAGGATCTGTACTCTTGGCGCAAGGTTGTGATAAGATAAAAATACAGAGGGACCTTTGTCAGATTGTCCTCCCAGTTGATCCTAATTTTAATCCTTTAGTCTCCAGCATTTACCATTTCTTCATTATACTGAACActaagtaaatgttttaaataattgacCAAccctacaaataaaaaaaaaggtgtgtcACATTCTCATATGTTTGCTGGCTGGAACTCTTGTCAATggacaattttaatttaaaaacactccTCAGAATGTCTGAAGAATTCAGATTGCAAATGAGGAATAAACCCTTAATTGATTGAGGATAGAGATGGTTTTAGGGCAACCTTCCTTGATGTGTGGGCCAAATAGCAGAGATGCCGTTTGCATTCAGGCATTCTGTATCACACTTTTCATTGCATCCTCTAAATAAATCCTGGCCTCCTTACTTGTCCAAAAATACACATGGGACACATACCAAATGGTGTAACTACAGAAACAAACCAATGCTCTCCAGAGTTTATCTTACATTTCTtcctttaaaaagaagaagcagaaaacaagCACCTGTGGACTCAGCCGGCAACTTATTTATCTGGAACTGAGTGATAAATAAAGTACAATCGTTTATGTGGGCTAGTTCCTAACTGCGCCTGTTGTTGGGCTAAAGTGCAACATTAATGCAGCCATTAGCTTTCCTTTTAATTCAGACTTGAAAGACATGACATGCATTTAATGGGAGTCTAAGGTAAACAGACAGAGATGCTGGTTGGAAGCCAGGCTCAGACGCCCAGGATCAACTCCTCATCCTGGGGAAAGCTCTTGATGACAGCAGTCGCTAATGATCCGATGATGGATGAAACACAAAGTCTGAGTCCCTTCATCCTGAGCAGCCACAAAGACAGAATACACAGTCTGTTGTCCTTTCAATCCAGACTACAGTTTCCTCTGTTAGCTTGAGCCTGTGGGGAGCTGTAATTGGTAAATAAGCTAAGCTTATATAACCCCTGGTATTCACCCTAAAATCAGGGAATATACTTGAGAATCCCTCTAAATATGCTTTTATCTGGATATTGCGAtggttcaaacaccaaatataccatGCATTCATACCCCAAGTAGAAGCTGTCTCAACACTACTGCAGAAGCTAGCATCTGTAGTCTTCCTTATCTCCGTTTTTGGAGGTGAAGCCATTAAACAACAATCAAAATGAATGGCACTCCTGGATTAGTTACTTTACAAGCAGCAGTCAATAGAGTGTTAAGTTCCCAAGCTGCGTCTTCTTTTGAAAATTTTAGATTTACTTTACAAAAGATTCTGTGAATATGCACATGTTTTGGAAATATATTCCACAGAACAAAAAATCCATGAACACAGAACTGCAAATAGGCAGTATTACAACAGTACGTTAGTGCCATTgcagatacaaaaaaataagtaaatttctgccaaaaagctcaaaaactgtgagattaatctcagaaaaggtctagaaaaacaaggaaatatctgagctccaaaagtaaaaaaaattgcaagaaaaaactcagGAATTTTGAGAATAATTGCTGAGGTTTTCTTGACAAAACTTGAAATTTTCAGAGCTTGAAAGGTTGAATGTCTGAAagaaataaactcagaaatctttaaataaattacacatatttttttagaaaaaactgaGCTGATGAAGTCGAAActctttcagaaatgttcagtgttttaaaagttgaaaattctCAACTTTTTGAGCTCACAAATGGCAATTCTTGATGATGCATAAACAATTTCCACAATTCtgattctgagattaaagtcagactCCTGTAATCAAGGTCTGATA carries:
- the frem3 gene encoding FRAS1-related extracellular matrix protein 3, with protein sequence MAGCLQSSQLCKKWAFLRCLLLTLCLSSCLISVFSEPFDPSHLYYHKSGPNEDDIIIANNGIRVPFGRSVFLDPGKDLITEVQPGDRCQITVLDNDPLTQKPGMLTPKRFPCSFGANEVKYTHFGSRSPSKDRVKMQLRYDSHTDTVIVPFMLEVEVVFQQLEILLRNMPLNVEKLNGDSSLIDKKALEFSFEDGVTQCKITTLVGAGGLPRYGTLLNSPPNGQLVDCDEFVNLGIHYKHTAKTKSPNRDYIPMMVELQDIEGNTIMQEHFQTMVRIREGAENTAPKPSFVAMMMMEVDQFVMTAITSDMLAAEDVESDPDNLIFNITSPLSPQQGYIISTDDQNLPITSFNQRDIRNLKIAYKPPSEDSDEERIFQLEFEIIDTDGAVSDPFAFMIVVKPMNTLAPVATKNTGQLLFEGQSRALSSSQNLEISDEDNLEDVRITVVDGLKHGDLTVLGLRRKFFTPSDLDAGIVVYQHDGSDTYSDNIILRMTDGRNEVEFLFPITIVPTDDEPPIINANTGLVLFKKEMMQISPFILSATDIDSEDSFIRFILEAPYSTVGELLLRQVEPPAEPSQWKFSETDEMFEQVVTEWSQKDILDGKLFYRHVGPHSTTTVTDLFVFRVQDDNNPPNQSGEHTFTIKILPVDDLPPVLFPGTTLHMTVQEYELTFFRKKFLCYTDLDSDDRDLKYTITKVPTNTDENNLAPLGKIVLTDSPETVITEFTQAQVNHHKVAYKPPDQELGITPKVAQFTFIVEDTAGNSADGLFTIFLQPVDNKPPEIINTGFTVKETSTFIISSKELYATDTDTDDENIIFTLTQAPKYGQLQYLGIYMSNGETFNLEDIANGLLTYLHGGEESLSDIIKLSVSDGFHEVPITVRVTIEPVDDETPTIMLPAGVLGAAIDVLENGATEITSNVIQGRDKDTDDLMLAFIVEEPPRLGEILVNGAPAERFTQEDIINGVVVYAHTSGEIGPVKVHDSFNLTLSDMSDQWVVGGNKVQGVTVHVTILPVDSIPPVVSVGGQFVVMEGEKNVITISHIQAEDVDTNNDDILCTIIVQPTSGYVENISPATGSEKSRAGTAITAFTIKDISLGHIYYVQSIHKGVEPVEDQFTFRCSDGINFSERHFLNIVIIPANDEKPEIFTREFLVMEGMHLVIDTPVLNAADADIPEDELFFEIIKSPKHGAIIQQLSTGTVPVERFSLEQIKEAANIVYEHDDSETKEDSFDIRLSDGKHAVEKTVLIIVIPVDDETPRMAINDGLDVEIGETKVISNRALKATDLDSEDRELTYVLRYGPGQGYLQRINKFGNVLGNITLGMNFTQDEIDKQRILYVHTGQEGIRDLLKFDVTDGINPLIDRYFYINIGSIDMVFPDVINKGVTLKEGGKVTLTTDLLSTSDINSPDEYLSFSITRAPSRGHLECTDLPGVPISTFTQLQLAGNKIYYIHTSDDEVKMDSFEFEVTDGYNPVFRTFRVSITDVDNKKPVITVHKLVVEEGETKLITPFELTAEDRDTPDNLLRFTVTQVPVHGQLLFNNSRPITSFTKQNLNENLISYKHDGTETNEDSFSFIVTDGTHTDFYVFPDTVYATRKPQMMTIHINTVDNGVPQIVVNKAAASLRVLQTGHLGFVFTSKVLRSEDRDSPQKVLKYSVSEEPLHGFIMNVELGNHSINTFTQAEINDMKICYVLLDGSNATSDIFYFTVEDNGGNKLKPQPFRLNWAWISLEREYYLVDEDAKFLEVTLKRRGFLGETSFVSIGTKDGSAEKDKDFRGRAQKQVQFNPGQTTATWRVKIFTDQEFETSETFEIQLSDPVMAVLEYPDAATVEIVDPGDESTVFIPQAEFKIEEDIGELLVPVMRSGDASQELMVVCFTQQGTATGTIPTTVLSYSDYITRAEDHTSVLRFDKDEREKVCRIIIIDDSLYEEEESFNVSLSMPMGGQLGASFPSTKVTILADSDDEPSLYFGEPEYVVEESSGYVEVKVWRTGTDLSKIATVTVRSRKSDPVSAEAGLDYVGISRNLDFAPGVTMQTFRVTILDDLGQPKLEGPETFDLVLRMPMNAVLGEPSKTTITINDTVTDLPKVQFKEGSYKVDESDGEVSAMVYRSGDISLRSTVRCYTRQGSAQVMMDYSERPNTDASIITFLPGESEKPCVVGLMDDSVHEEDEEFRLVLGSPKSKSPYGASIGEQKDALVTITDEKDKPIIRFSEIKYSVREPQVKGEVARVKIPILRFGDASKLSVVRIHTKDGSATSGEDYNPLSEDVEFKEGEKEHFVEIEILYDGHREMREAFTVHMKPDDNMVAEIQMNKAIVYIEEMDSVADVTFPAVPHVVSLLMYDDTAKTRDRPSPPNGYPVVCVTACNPKYQDFDKTGSICSAENINDTLTQYRWLISAPTGPDGVTSPMREVDTNTFFTNTKSITLDSIYFQAGSRVQCAARAFNTNGDAGLELSSPIFVISTEEGMCQPHIPGTVGAEPFSAKIRYTGPDDPDFPNLIKLTINMPHMDGMLPVISTRPLSNFELTLSPDGTRVGNHRCSNLLDFNEVQTGYGFITDATKNPEIIGETSPYQYSTAMRSANSLRFYRNLNLEACLWEFTSYYDMSELLNDCGGSIGTDGQVLNLVQSFVTLRVPLFVSYVFHSPVAVGGWQHFDLQSELKLTFVYDTAILWQDGIGSPPEAELQGAMYPTSMRINEEGRLVVNFKTEARFRGQFVMSHPGTSVSSMVMCADIPGLTFTLALVRTEPTYNQPMQQWSFVSDFAVRDYSGTYTVKLVPCISSPNGEFSIPPVCHPRESLTFDMDIRFQQVSDPVAAEFSLNTQMFLLSKKELWLSDGSMGFGEGTDAAFSEGSTIYGRVMVDPVQNLGDSFSCSIEKVFLCTGADGYVPKYNPTNREYGCLADAPSLLYRFKILDKAQPETQASAFGDVSFKAKLAQDASGAQTLVTQPGSDGFMLSSSPLFQVAAGREWFIHTIYTLRSRENANRHIGKRSVEYLQHSVSSVAQPHVSDAGGRQRRAAPALSGPAVAQDIGIKNNRGTNIQHIALDRSDRMVVSQRQPWSPSGDRLLERPLLESSGREPADTSFLPMLVGIAALILLICLIAIVVILLLRHKRKEKEAQFPPYATSSSSAYSGYRPAGMWSSSDSSEV